A single genomic interval of Streptomyces sp. BA2 harbors:
- a CDS encoding HNH endonuclease, with amino-acid sequence MPHVLVLNASYEPLGVVPLRRALVLVLENKALCLEESGAFMHSATRTVPAPSVVRLKRFVRVPYRGPVPLTRRALFARDGGRCMYCGGVATSVDHVIPKSRGGQHAWENVVASCRRCNHTKADRHLMELGWRLRHKPAPPSGLAWRIIGTGHRDPRWLPYLQPFGADDAMARIDGISA; translated from the coding sequence GTGCCGCACGTCCTGGTCCTCAACGCGTCGTACGAGCCCCTAGGCGTCGTACCGCTCCGCCGCGCGCTCGTCCTCGTCCTGGAGAACAAGGCTCTCTGCCTCGAGGAATCCGGCGCCTTCATGCACAGCGCTACGCGCACTGTCCCCGCACCCAGCGTGGTCCGCCTCAAGCGGTTCGTCCGGGTCCCTTACAGGGGGCCCGTTCCTCTGACCAGGCGGGCGCTCTTCGCCCGCGACGGCGGTCGGTGCATGTACTGCGGTGGCGTCGCAACCAGCGTCGACCACGTCATTCCGAAGAGCCGTGGCGGTCAGCACGCCTGGGAGAACGTGGTGGCGTCCTGCCGCCGCTGCAACCACACCAAGGCGGACCGTCACCTCATGGAGCTGGGGTGGCGCCTGCGTCACAAGCCCGCGCCGCCCTCGGGGCTCGCGTGGCGCATCATCGGGACCGGGCATAGGGATCCGCGCTGGCTGCCGTACTTGCAGCCGTTCGGCGCGGACGACGCGATGGCCCGGATCGACGGCATTTCTGCCTGA
- a CDS encoding mechanosensitive ion channel family protein, translated as MFLSVLSAAGTDPDDNPTPKSPTLEDAQESATNAASWVEQNWSAWLGIGLRILLIVAVAVVLRVVIRRSITKLIERMNRTAQSVNGTALGGLLVNVERRRQRSQAIGSVLRSVASFLILGTAALMILGTFQINLAPLLASAGVAGVAIGFGARNLVTDFLSGVFMILEDQYGVGDSIDAGVASGEVIEVGLRVTKLRGDNGEIWYVRNGEVKRIGNLSQGWATAGVDVTVRPDEDLEKVRAKLLEVGETMAKDEPWNERLWGPVEVLGLDSVLLESMVVRVSAKTMPGNALGVERELRWRIKRAFDEAGIRIVGGLPLQATEETAADPSAGVAAPSAYASTTSPQSLAASPITPPPNLAK; from the coding sequence GTGTTCCTGTCCGTCCTGTCAGCAGCCGGAACGGACCCGGACGACAATCCAACGCCGAAGTCCCCGACCCTCGAAGACGCCCAGGAGAGCGCGACGAACGCCGCGAGCTGGGTCGAGCAGAACTGGTCGGCGTGGCTGGGCATCGGGCTCCGCATCCTGCTGATCGTCGCCGTCGCCGTCGTCCTGCGCGTGGTCATCCGGCGTTCGATCACCAAGCTCATAGAGCGCATGAACCGCACGGCACAGTCCGTGAACGGAACGGCGCTCGGCGGTCTCCTCGTGAACGTGGAGCGGCGCCGCCAGCGCTCGCAGGCCATCGGTTCGGTGCTGCGCTCGGTGGCGTCATTCCTGATCCTCGGCACAGCCGCCCTTATGATCCTGGGCACGTTCCAGATCAACCTCGCCCCACTGCTCGCCTCGGCGGGTGTCGCGGGTGTGGCGATCGGTTTCGGCGCCCGGAACTTGGTCACGGACTTCCTCTCCGGCGTCTTCATGATTCTTGAGGACCAGTACGGGGTGGGCGACTCGATCGACGCGGGCGTGGCGTCCGGCGAGGTGATCGAGGTGGGTCTGCGCGTGACGAAGCTGCGCGGCGACAACGGCGAGATCTGGTACGTCCGCAACGGCGAGGTCAAGCGCATCGGCAACCTCAGCCAGGGCTGGGCCACGGCGGGCGTCGACGTGACGGTCCGCCCGGACGAGGACCTGGAGAAGGTCCGGGCGAAGCTGCTCGAAGTCGGGGAGACCATGGCCAAGGACGAGCCGTGGAACGAGCGCCTGTGGGGCCCGGTCGAGGTGCTCGGCCTGGACAGCGTGCTGCTCGAATCGATGGTCGTACGGGTCTCCGCGAAGACGATGCCGGGCAACGCGCTCGGTGTGGAGCGTGAGCTGCGCTGGCGCATCAAGCGGGCGTTCGACGAGGCGGGCATCCGCATCGTGGGCGGCCTCCCGCTCCAGGCAACGGAGGAGACGGCGGCCGACCCGTCGGCGGGCGTCGCGGCTCCCTCGGCGTACGCCTCCACGACCTCGCCGCAGTCGCTCGCCGCCTCGCCGATAACCCCGCCCCCGAACCTCGCGAAGTAG
- a CDS encoding ROK family transcriptional regulator — protein MAAAGTTPGTPSVLRAMNDRAVLDLLVAHGPLTRTRIGELTGLSKPTTSQLLGRLEAAGLVHTTGSLSGRPGPNALLYEIDPGAAHVAALSADPTGITALVADITGTVLGRERVEADAVAEDVRHRTAQLVAEAVDGALRQAGLGHDDLRAAVIGTPGAIDPQTGQLRYAPHLPGWHSRTLRDDLAAVLGTPVDIENDVNLAAVAEQYEGAAQDNDNYVLTWLDEGVGAAIVLGGTLLRGATGGAGEIGYMPLPGAPLERADSENGGGFESLVSAYVVRELTGGGATLEEVMADDAALGEVARRIATGIAAVVAVVDPELVVLSGSVAQAGGDKLRVRVEEELTGLALPRPQIRISELDGDPILTGALRSALTQARDQVFNTA, from the coding sequence ATGGCAGCAGCGGGCACCACTCCGGGCACCCCGAGCGTCCTGCGCGCCATGAACGACCGGGCCGTCCTCGACCTCCTCGTCGCGCACGGCCCCCTCACCCGCACCCGCATCGGTGAGCTGACCGGGCTCTCCAAGCCCACCACCTCGCAGCTCCTCGGGCGGCTCGAAGCGGCCGGGCTCGTGCACACCACCGGCAGCCTCAGCGGCCGGCCGGGGCCCAACGCCCTGCTCTACGAGATCGACCCGGGCGCCGCCCACGTCGCCGCGCTCTCCGCCGACCCCACCGGGATCACCGCGCTCGTCGCCGACATCACCGGCACCGTCCTCGGCCGGGAGCGCGTAGAAGCCGATGCCGTGGCCGAGGACGTGCGCCACCGCACCGCACAGCTCGTCGCGGAGGCCGTCGACGGCGCCCTGCGCCAGGCAGGCCTCGGCCACGACGACCTGCGGGCCGCTGTCATCGGTACCCCCGGCGCCATCGACCCGCAGACCGGCCAGCTCCGCTACGCCCCCCACCTGCCGGGCTGGCACTCCCGCACCCTGCGCGACGACCTCGCCGCCGTCCTCGGCACCCCCGTCGACATCGAGAACGACGTGAATCTGGCCGCCGTCGCCGAGCAGTACGAGGGCGCCGCCCAGGACAACGACAACTACGTACTGACCTGGCTCGACGAAGGTGTCGGCGCCGCCATCGTGCTCGGCGGCACCCTGCTGCGCGGCGCGACCGGCGGCGCGGGCGAGATCGGCTACATGCCGCTCCCGGGCGCCCCGCTGGAGCGCGCGGACTCGGAGAACGGCGGCGGCTTCGAGAGCCTCGTCTCCGCGTACGTCGTGCGCGAACTCACCGGTGGCGGCGCGACGTTGGAGGAGGTCATGGCCGACGACGCCGCGCTCGGCGAAGTCGCGCGGCGTATCGCCACCGGCATCGCCGCCGTCGTCGCCGTCGTCGACCCCGAACTCGTCGTGCTCTCCGGCTCGGTGGCCCAGGCGGGCGGCGACAAGCTGCGCGTCAGGGTCGAGGAGGAGCTGACCGGCCTCGCGCTGCCCCGCCCCCAGATCCGCATCAGCGAACTCGACGGCGACCCCATCCTCACCGGCGCCCTCCGCTCGGCCCTCACCCAGGCCCGCGACCAGGTCTTCAACACAGCCTGA
- a CDS encoding extracellular solute-binding protein, whose amino-acid sequence MPRWRMPTCASAALAAAGLLLSGCANPSVGSANDDPTAPVTLKFWHGWSTPGEVKAVNDSIARFEKLHPNIDVKATGNVSDETINQALRAGGDKAPDVVSSFTTNNVGQYCDSGMWADLDPFMKKTGLDKHKTFPKTLLDYTSYRGNQCALPLLADAYGMYYNKDAYKKAGIERPPRTMSEFEKVSKKLTIRSGKNSYKQVGYLPNFRFYQNSPDRLFAQWGPTYFDPEGNSQLADEPATYDFFKTTRQLASAQGGFRDLERFRLTFGDEMSSQNAFLTGKVTMHLDGEWRGLMLDEAKAKFDWGVAPLPVPDDQAETYGRGFITGTVAGIAHSSKHQNAAWELVRFLTADTKQVVNFANAIHNVPSTFAALKSPDLDADPTFRAFFDILENKHSKALPPSVNGGAYVVSLGDFAYAVESGRVGDLRGRLKKLDEQIDADTLQSKS is encoded by the coding sequence ATGCCGCGATGGCGCATGCCCACCTGCGCGTCCGCGGCGCTCGCCGCAGCCGGCCTCTTGCTCTCCGGCTGCGCCAACCCGAGCGTCGGCAGCGCGAACGACGACCCGACCGCGCCGGTCACCCTGAAGTTCTGGCACGGCTGGTCGACGCCCGGCGAGGTCAAGGCCGTCAACGACAGCATCGCCCGCTTCGAGAAGCTGCACCCGAACATCGACGTGAAGGCCACCGGGAACGTCTCCGACGAGACCATCAACCAGGCCCTGCGGGCGGGCGGCGACAAGGCCCCGGACGTGGTGTCCTCCTTCACCACCAACAACGTGGGCCAGTACTGCGACTCGGGGATGTGGGCGGACCTCGATCCCTTCATGAAGAAGACCGGGCTCGACAAGCACAAAACGTTCCCCAAGACGCTTCTCGACTACACCAGTTACCGCGGCAACCAGTGCGCCCTCCCTCTCCTCGCCGACGCCTACGGGATGTACTACAACAAGGACGCCTACAAGAAGGCGGGCATCGAGCGGCCTCCGCGCACCATGTCCGAGTTCGAGAAGGTCAGCAAGAAGCTCACCATCCGCAGCGGCAAGAACTCGTACAAGCAGGTCGGGTATCTGCCCAACTTCCGCTTCTACCAGAACAGTCCGGACCGGCTCTTCGCGCAGTGGGGGCCCACGTACTTCGACCCCGAGGGCAACTCACAACTCGCCGACGAGCCGGCCACGTACGACTTCTTCAAGACCACCCGTCAACTCGCCTCCGCACAGGGCGGGTTCCGCGACCTGGAGCGGTTCCGGCTGACCTTCGGCGACGAGATGTCCAGCCAGAACGCCTTCCTCACCGGCAAGGTCACCATGCACCTGGACGGTGAGTGGCGCGGTCTGATGCTGGACGAGGCGAAGGCGAAGTTCGACTGGGGCGTGGCCCCGCTGCCCGTGCCTGACGACCAGGCCGAGACGTACGGGCGCGGCTTCATCACCGGCACCGTCGCCGGGATCGCGCACAGCAGCAAGCACCAGAACGCCGCGTGGGAGCTGGTGCGGTTCCTGACCGCGGACACCAAGCAGGTCGTGAACTTCGCGAACGCCATCCACAACGTGCCCTCCACGTTCGCGGCGCTCAAGTCGCCCGACCTGGACGCCGATCCGACCTTCCGGGCCTTCTTCGACATCCTGGAGAACAAGCACAGCAAGGCCCTGCCGCCCTCCGTCAACGGCGGCGCCTACGTCGTGTCCCTCGGCGACTTCGCGTACGCCGTCGAGTCCGGACGCGTGGGTGATCTGCGAGGGCGTCTGAAGAAGCTCGACGAGCAGATCGACGCCGACACCCTCCAGTCGAAGAGCTGA
- a CDS encoding carbohydrate ABC transporter permease has product MAMTLSNPARRRLRTLGFLSPWLVGFSVFFAYPLIATVYFSFMHYNQIKEPTFVGLRNWTYVFEQMPLFGPALRNTLWLVVIMVALRVVFGLSLGLLITKIKTGAGLFRTAFYIPYLAPPVAATVAFVFLLNPGTGPVNEILGTVGISGPNWFNDPDTAKPSLVLLSLWGIGDLMVIFMAALLDVPKEQYEAAELDGAGAWSKFRYVTWPAITPIVMFAVVTGVVQTMQYYTQALVAGKVASGVNIGPGSVIQPGYPDHSTLTVPQLVYQMGFQNFNTGAACVLSLVLFAIAMAVTMLLMRKRSGLLSAED; this is encoded by the coding sequence ATGGCAATGACCCTCTCCAACCCCGCGCGCCGCAGACTGCGCACGCTCGGGTTCCTGTCCCCCTGGCTGGTCGGCTTCAGCGTCTTCTTCGCGTATCCGCTGATCGCCACCGTCTACTTCTCGTTCATGCACTACAACCAGATCAAGGAGCCCACCTTCGTGGGCCTCAGGAACTGGACGTACGTGTTCGAGCAGATGCCCCTGTTCGGCCCCGCCCTGCGGAACACCCTCTGGCTGGTCGTGATCATGGTGGCCCTGCGGGTGGTCTTCGGGCTCTCGCTCGGGCTGCTCATCACGAAGATCAAGACGGGGGCCGGGCTCTTCCGCACCGCCTTCTACATCCCCTACCTCGCCCCGCCGGTGGCCGCCACCGTCGCCTTCGTCTTCCTGCTCAACCCGGGCACGGGGCCGGTGAACGAGATCCTCGGCACGGTCGGGATCTCCGGGCCCAACTGGTTCAACGACCCCGACACCGCCAAGCCCTCGCTCGTCCTGCTCTCCCTGTGGGGCATCGGCGACCTGATGGTGATCTTCATGGCGGCACTGCTCGACGTGCCGAAGGAGCAGTACGAGGCCGCGGAGCTCGACGGAGCCGGAGCGTGGTCCAAGTTCCGTTACGTCACCTGGCCCGCGATCACGCCGATCGTGATGTTCGCGGTGGTCACGGGTGTCGTGCAGACCATGCAGTACTACACGCAGGCCCTGGTCGCGGGGAAGGTCGCGTCCGGCGTCAACATCGGGCCGGGGTCCGTCATTCAGCCCGGCTATCCGGACCACTCGACCCTCACGGTCCCCCAGCTCGTCTACCAGATGGGCTTCCAGAACTTCAACACCGGTGCCGCGTGCGTGCTCTCGCTCGTGCTCTTCGCCATCGCCATGGCCGTGACCATGCTCCTGATGCGCAAGCGCTCCGGGCTGCTCTCGGCGGAGGACTGA